The following are encoded in a window of Lactobacillus intestinalis genomic DNA:
- the dapD gene encoding 2,3,4,5-tetrahydropyridine-2,6-dicarboxylate N-acetyltransferase — MSKLDAQSIINYIGNAPKKMPVKVYLKGDLENLDFPEEIQDFVNAESGVIFGDWQVIKEFLANHSQEIEDYHVENDARNSAVPLLDLKEINARIEPGALIRDHVVIGNNAVIMMGAVINIGAEIGDDSMIDMGAVLGGRAIVGKHCHVGANAVLAGVIEPASAEPVRIDDNVLIGANAVVIEGVHVGEGAVIAAGAIVTHDVAPYTVVAGVPAKVIKKVDQKTESKTGLEDNLRKI; from the coding sequence ATGTCAAAGTTAGATGCTCAAAGTATTATTAATTATATTGGAAATGCTCCTAAAAAAATGCCAGTCAAAGTTTATCTTAAAGGAGATTTGGAAAATCTTGACTTTCCAGAAGAGATTCAAGATTTTGTCAATGCTGAAAGTGGCGTGATTTTTGGAGATTGGCAAGTAATAAAAGAATTTTTAGCAAACCATTCGCAAGAGATTGAAGATTATCATGTCGAAAACGATGCCCGTAATTCTGCCGTACCTTTACTGGATTTAAAAGAAATCAATGCTCGTATTGAGCCAGGAGCTTTGATTAGAGATCATGTCGTAATCGGTAATAATGCAGTAATTATGATGGGAGCAGTGATTAATATTGGTGCCGAAATTGGTGATGATTCTATGATTGATATGGGTGCTGTCTTAGGAGGACGTGCTATTGTAGGAAAGCATTGCCACGTGGGTGCCAATGCAGTTTTAGCAGGCGTAATTGAACCTGCTTCTGCGGAACCAGTAAGAATTGATGATAATGTTTTAATTGGTGCTAATGCAGTAGTAATTGAAGGCGTTCATGTTGGTGAAGGTGCTGTAATTGCGGCAGGGGCAATTGTAACTCATGATGTAGCTCCTTATACTGTGGTGGCAGGTGTGCCAGCTAAAGTTATTAAAAAAGTTGATCAAAAAACCGAAAGCAAAACTGGTTTAGAAGATAATTTAAGAAAGATATAG
- the lysA gene encoding diaminopimelate decarboxylase, whose amino-acid sequence MNSQITNQINQAGHLTIGGMDSLELAKEYGTPLVVYDVSQIRHQIRAFKKVFEEEQVNYAVSYASKAFASIAMYQVANEEGAYTDVVSAGELYTAMKANFPIERVSFHGNNKSKEELEMAVKNHVGKIMIDNFYEIDLLSQVLEEQDSEINVMLRITPGISAHTHEYDQTGQVDSKFGFDLDSGQADKALQEVLKNQRMHMLGIHAHIGSQIFELNGFEMAAAKLVDVAASWRKNYDYTAQIINVGGGFGIKYVQEDHPLKPEEFVKVIVKTIKDEATKHNFPIPEIDIEPGRSIVGPAGYNLYKVGSMKEIPGLVPYVAVDGGMGDNIRPALYQAKYETVLANDPQRKASQEFHVAGKYCESGDILADAKLPSLKAGDILAMLDTGAYGYSMASNYNRNPRPAVVFAENGKAQVVVKRESLEDLIHLDQDYNI is encoded by the coding sequence ATGAATTCACAAATTACTAATCAGATTAATCAAGCAGGTCATTTAACTATTGGAGGAATGGATAGTCTTGAGCTAGCTAAAGAATATGGGACTCCTTTAGTTGTATATGATGTTAGTCAAATTCGTCATCAAATTCGCGCTTTTAAAAAGGTGTTTGAAGAAGAACAAGTTAATTATGCAGTGAGTTATGCAAGTAAAGCTTTCGCTTCAATTGCAATGTATCAAGTTGCCAATGAGGAGGGAGCTTATACCGATGTTGTGTCTGCAGGTGAGCTTTATACAGCTATGAAGGCCAATTTCCCAATAGAGCGGGTTAGTTTTCATGGCAATAATAAATCAAAAGAAGAGCTTGAAATGGCTGTTAAAAACCATGTTGGCAAAATTATGATTGATAATTTCTATGAGATTGATTTACTTAGTCAGGTTCTTGAAGAACAAGATAGTGAGATCAACGTGATGCTTAGAATCACGCCGGGCATTTCAGCTCACACTCATGAATATGATCAAACTGGTCAAGTAGATAGCAAATTTGGTTTTGATCTAGATTCTGGTCAAGCAGACAAAGCTTTACAAGAAGTTTTGAAAAATCAAAGAATGCATATGTTAGGGATTCATGCCCATATTGGTTCACAAATTTTTGAACTTAATGGTTTTGAAATGGCGGCAGCTAAATTGGTTGATGTTGCAGCATCTTGGAGAAAAAATTATGATTATACAGCTCAAATAATCAATGTCGGTGGTGGTTTTGGAATTAAATATGTTCAAGAAGATCATCCTCTAAAGCCAGAAGAATTTGTAAAAGTCATTGTGAAAACAATTAAAGATGAAGCAACTAAACATAATTTTCCCATTCCTGAAATTGATATTGAACCTGGGCGCTCCATTGTAGGACCAGCAGGGTACAATCTCTACAAAGTAGGAAGCATGAAAGAAATTCCCGGCTTAGTTCCTTATGTTGCTGTTGATGGAGGGATGGGAGACAACATTCGTCCAGCTCTTTACCAAGCAAAATATGAAACAGTTTTAGCTAACGATCCACAAAGAAAGGCTAGTCAAGAATTTCATGTGGCTGGTAAATATTGCGAATCGGGCGATATTTTAGCAGATGCTAAGTTACCTTCGTTAAAAGCAGGTGACATTTTGGCCATGCTTGATACTGGTGCTTATGGGTACTCAATGGCTTCAAATTATAATCGTAATCCTCGTCCCGCTGTCGTTTTTGCAGAAAATGGGAAAGCACAAGTAGTAGTTAAAAGAGAATCCTTAGAAGATTTAATTCATTTAGACCAAGATTACAATATTTAA